From a single Lolium rigidum isolate FL_2022 chromosome 7, APGP_CSIRO_Lrig_0.1, whole genome shotgun sequence genomic region:
- the LOC124673812 gene encoding vacuolar cation/proton exchanger 3-like: MMENHQIEMGAIKANGLEVPNGGLRPSVMPSWSLHKPVGRVLQSIRTVIFTSKLNLLMPFGPATLILYYTTNWHGMIFLFSMLGITPLAERLGYATEQLAIYTGPTLGGLLNATFGNATEMIIAIYALKNGMIRIVQQSLLGSILSNMLLVVGCAFFAGGIVHRNKDQVFSKANAVVNSGLLLMAVMGLMFPAVLHFTHSEVQQGASEVALSRFSSCIMLVAYASYLYFQLSGRNNSYTQLGNEEMPNEDATEEDEEIELSMWEAITWLAVLTIWISVLSEYLVNAIEGASDSLNLPVAFISVILLPIVGNAAEHASAIMFAMKDKLDITIGVAIGSSTQISMFVIPFCVVVGWMMGQKMDLNFQLFETATLFITVLVVAFLLQDGIANYLKGFMLILCYLIVAASFFVHVDPQSSDDD; encoded by the exons ATGATGGAGAATCATCAAATCGAGATGGGGGCAATCAAGGCAAACGGTCTGGAGGTGCCAAATGGCGGGCTGCGGCCAAGCGTGATGCCGTCCTGGAGCTTGCACAAGCCTGTGGGCAGAGTATTGCAGAGCATCAGGACCGTCATTTTCACGTCCAAGCTCAACTTGCTGATGCCGTTTGGGCCTGCAACCCTCATTCTCTACTACACTACAAATTGGCAT GGAATGATTTTCCTATTCAGCATGCTAGGAATTACACCGCTAGCTGAGCGGTTGGGTTATGCAACTGA GCAGCTCGCAATATACACTGGACCAACAC TTGGAGGCCTTCTGAATGCTACGTTTGGAAATGCGACTGAAATGATCATAGCAATATATGCTTTGAAAAATGGAATGATCCGAATAGTTCAGCAATCACTATTGGGTTCTATATTATCGAATATGCTATTGGTAGTCGGCTGTGCTTTCTTTGCTGGTGGTATTGTTCATCGCAACAAAGACCAAGTCTTCAGCAAG GCAAATGCTGTTGTTAACTCAGGTTTACTGTTGATGGCTGTTATGGGACTGATGTTTCCTGCTGTGCTTCATTTCACACATTCAGAAGTGCAGCAAGGAGCTTCTGAGGTTGCTCTTTCAAGGTTCAGTAGTTGTATTATGCTTGTGGCATATGCAAGCTATCTTTATTTTCAACTAAGTGGACGGAACAACAGTTACACTCAACTTGGCAAT GAAGAAATGCCTAATGAGGATGCCACCGAGGAAGATGAAGAGATAGAGCTTAGCATGTGGGAGGCTATTACATGGCTTGCAGTGTTAACGATATGGATTTCTGTCCTTTCTGAATACCTGGTTAATGCCATTGAG GGAGCATCAGATTCATTGAACCTACCGGTTGCTTTTATCAGTGTGATTTTGCTTCCTATCGTGGGCAATGCAGCTGAACATGCTAGCGCAATAATGTTTGCCATGAAAGATAAGCTT GACATAACGATAGGTGTTGCAATTGGATCATCAACACAGATATCAATGTTTGTG ATTCCATTTTGTGTTGTCGTTGGTTGGATGATGGGGCAAAAGATGGACTTGAATTTTCAACTGTTTGAGACAGCAACTCTCTTCATAACAGTACTTGTTGTGGCATTTCTGCTTCAG GATGGCATCGCGAACTATTTGAAAGGATTTATGCTGATTCTGTGTTATCTAATAGTTGCTGCAAGTTTCTTTGTTCATGTTGATCCACAATCAA GCGATGATGATTGA